One genomic region from Arthrobacter pigmenti encodes:
- a CDS encoding class I SAM-dependent methyltransferase, with translation MASEEDADAVAERVFTAALGSMDILAIHLGDRLGWYRSLANDGPASSSELAQRTDTSERYAREWLEQQAITGLLKVNRDGGTPRFVLPPGAAEVLTDTNSLNYLAPLARMIAVAAVQLPSLDRAYRAGAGVSWQEFGDDARESQADMNRPWFERELAEALNQAQDLTSWLQAPGASIADVGCGAGWSTIALARAFPAARVTGFDIDEPSIDLARSNASSAGSSAGFQQIDASGLPPNEFDVVFAFECIHDMPYPVEVLSAVRRSLRPGGVVVVMDEAVADSFAPPGDDTERLMYGFSLLICLPDGMSHPNSAGTGTVMRPEILRRYASSAGFSEVRILPIEGFGFFRFYLLVP, from the coding sequence ATGGCTTCAGAAGAGGATGCCGACGCCGTGGCAGAGCGGGTTTTCACAGCGGCTCTCGGCAGCATGGACATCCTCGCTATCCACCTTGGCGACCGGCTCGGCTGGTACCGGAGCCTGGCGAACGACGGGCCGGCGTCATCGTCGGAACTGGCGCAGCGTACCGACACTTCCGAGCGATACGCCCGGGAGTGGCTTGAGCAGCAGGCAATCACCGGCCTCCTGAAAGTGAACCGCGACGGCGGCACTCCCCGCTTCGTCCTGCCTCCCGGCGCCGCCGAGGTGCTGACGGACACGAACAGCCTCAATTACCTCGCTCCGCTGGCACGCATGATCGCCGTGGCGGCCGTGCAGCTCCCGTCCTTGGACCGTGCCTATCGCGCGGGCGCCGGGGTGAGTTGGCAGGAGTTCGGTGATGACGCCCGTGAATCCCAGGCGGACATGAACCGCCCGTGGTTCGAGCGGGAACTCGCGGAAGCGCTGAACCAAGCGCAGGATCTGACGTCTTGGCTGCAGGCGCCGGGAGCGTCAATCGCCGACGTCGGCTGTGGTGCCGGTTGGTCAACTATCGCCCTCGCCCGTGCTTTCCCCGCTGCGCGGGTGACAGGATTCGATATTGACGAACCGTCGATCGACCTCGCACGCTCCAACGCGTCCTCTGCCGGAAGCTCCGCCGGTTTCCAGCAGATCGACGCGAGCGGCCTGCCGCCAAACGAGTTCGACGTGGTCTTTGCGTTCGAATGCATCCATGACATGCCTTACCCGGTGGAGGTTCTCTCAGCGGTGCGCCGGTCGCTTCGGCCAGGTGGCGTCGTCGTCGTCATGGACGAGGCAGTGGCCGATTCGTTCGCCCCGCCAGGTGATGACACTGAACGGCTCATGTACGGCTTCAGCCTGCTGATCTGCCTACCAGATGGCATGTCGCACCCGAACAGTGCCGGAACGGGCACTGTAATGCGCCCGGAGATCCTACGCCGGTACGCATCCTCAGCCGGGTTCAGCGAGGTGCGCATACTTCCGATTGAAGGCTTCGGGTTCTTCCGCTTCTACCTTCTCGTGCCCTGA